A single genomic interval of Campylobacter anatolicus harbors:
- a CDS encoding FtsW/RodA/SpoVE family cell cycle protein, with the protein MTTDKIIFYICATLITISIIFSLSLPVFTVLYFDYSEYHFFIRQFAVGFLGIFLMWIISQLNPDKALIWLGFGLFGFCIVAMGLMYVLPSSMVTDAGGAKRWIRLPGFSLAPVEFFKIGFVYFLAWSFARKIDESKKSLKEELKLLLPYMFVFLIVVYLIAVLQNDLGQVVVLALTLIMMALFAGTSMKIFSIGFLVATFLAVIAIISSEHRILRIKSWWGTIQGMVLSILPESVADVLRVADAPEPYQISHSLNAIKHGGFFGEGLGAGVFKLGFLSEVHTDFVLAGIAEEIGVVGILCIVTLILMLLYRIFRVSARSENKVYHLFSLGVGLLISFSFLMNSYGITSITPIKGIAVPFLSYGGSSILALCIGIGMVLMVSKKAKL; encoded by the coding sequence TTGACAACTGATAAGATTATATTTTACATATGTGCGACGCTAATTACAATTAGCATTATCTTTTCATTGTCTTTACCAGTTTTTACAGTTTTGTATTTTGATTATAGCGAATACCACTTTTTTATCCGGCAATTCGCAGTCGGCTTTCTTGGGATATTTCTAATGTGGATAATCTCGCAGCTTAATCCAGACAAGGCATTAATATGGCTGGGGTTTGGGCTTTTTGGATTTTGCATAGTTGCTATGGGACTTATGTATGTGCTACCAAGCTCTATGGTTACAGATGCCGGTGGTGCTAAACGCTGGATAAGACTTCCTGGATTTTCACTAGCACCAGTTGAGTTTTTTAAGATCGGTTTTGTATATTTTTTAGCGTGGAGCTTTGCACGCAAGATTGACGAGAGTAAAAAAAGTCTTAAAGAAGAGCTCAAACTACTTTTGCCATATATGTTTGTCTTTCTCATCGTGGTTTACCTTATCGCTGTGCTTCAAAATGACTTAGGACAAGTTGTAGTTTTAGCACTTACACTCATTATGATGGCACTTTTTGCTGGGACAAGTATGAAAATTTTTAGTATAGGTTTTTTAGTGGCAACATTTTTGGCAGTCATCGCCATTATCAGCTCAGAACACCGGATTTTACGTATAAAGTCATGGTGGGGAACGATACAAGGTATGGTTTTGTCTATATTGCCAGAAAGTGTAGCTGACGTGCTTCGTGTAGCTGACGCACCAGAGCCATATCAAATTTCACATTCACTAAATGCTATAAAACACGGTGGATTTTTTGGTGAAGGGCTTGGAGCTGGTGTTTTTAAACTTGGATTTTTAAGCGAAGTGCATACAGATTTTGTATTGGCTGGTATCGCAGAAGAGATCGGTGTAGTTGGTATTTTATGCATAGTAACGTTGATACTTATGCTTCTTTATAGAATTTTTAGAGTTTCAGCGAGGAGTGAAAACAAGGTCTATCATCTATTCTCACTCGGTGTCGGGCTACTTATATCATTTTCATTTTTAATGAATAGCTACGGTATCACATCCATAACTCCCATAAAAGGTATCGCAGTGCCATTTCTAAGCTACGGTGGAAGCTCAATCTTAGCTCTTTGTATCGGCATTGGTATGGTTTTAATGGTTAGCAAAAAGGCAAAATTATGA
- a CDS encoding tyrosine-type recombinase/integrase, translating into MKYALDCKDSFEKSMLFWLSRYIKFKLSSLSNKELRDPKSLTNVNFALNKQMANIDELDGLVKMARNAGLTGINTYFNPLKKIYEALCFYGLESLKQIDEELLSEVLASVTGGLSDASKKNYRISVINFFSFLDRQNEENGNAHVFDIALKNWGGISGARGQKLPEFMSEDEVKKFLIAIDEVDFKANTNRNRLIIKIIIFTGMRVSEALNIKRKDITEEGDLYVIRIRGKGNKYRIVMIKKELIVKLLDTIAINYINKEGYLFINKKGNRLTQAYVSRIVEQILFRAGIRKEKNGAHMLRHTFATLLYKKQKDLVLVQEALGHSSLNTSRIYTHFDSDKLKLAAQVAQDLSK; encoded by the coding sequence TTGAAATACGCACTTGATTGTAAAGATAGTTTTGAAAAGTCTATGCTTTTTTGGCTATCTCGTTATATAAAATTTAAGCTTAGCTCACTCTCAAATAAAGAGCTACGAGATCCAAAATCTTTAACAAATGTAAATTTTGCACTCAACAAACAGATGGCAAATATCGATGAGCTTGATGGTTTAGTTAAAATGGCACGAAACGCTGGATTAACCGGCATAAATACCTACTTTAATCCGCTGAAAAAAATTTATGAAGCACTCTGTTTTTATGGGCTTGAAAGTTTAAAACAAATAGATGAAGAGCTTTTAAGTGAAGTTTTAGCAAGCGTTACAGGTGGACTGAGTGATGCGAGTAAAAAAAATTACCGAATTTCAGTGATAAATTTTTTCTCATTTTTAGATAGACAAAACGAAGAAAATGGTAACGCTCACGTCTTTGATATAGCTCTTAAAAACTGGGGTGGCATAAGCGGAGCAAGGGGACAGAAGCTACCTGAGTTTATGAGCGAGGATGAGGTCAAAAAATTTTTAATAGCTATCGATGAAGTAGATTTTAAAGCAAATACAAATCGAAACCGACTAATCATCAAAATTATCATTTTTACGGGTATGCGTGTCAGTGAAGCTCTAAATATAAAACGTAAAGATATAACAGAAGAAGGCGATCTATATGTTATCAGAATTCGTGGTAAAGGTAATAAATATCGTATCGTAATGATAAAAAAAGAACTCATTGTTAAGCTACTTGATACCATTGCGATAAACTATATCAACAAAGAAGGTTATCTTTTTATCAATAAAAAAGGCAATCGCTTAACCCAAGCTTATGTAAGCCGTATAGTTGAGCAAATTCTTTTTCGTGCAGGAATCCGCAAAGAGAAAAATGGAGCACATATGCTTCGCCATACTTTCGCAACGCTACTTTACAAAAAGCAAAAAGACCTGGTGCTAGTACAAGAAGCCTTAGGACACTCAAGTCTAAACACATCACGAATTTATACACACTTTGATAGCGACAAACTAAAACTAGCCGCCCAAGTAGCCCAAGATCTAAGCAAATAA
- the murI gene encoding glutamate racemase — protein MKVAFFDSGIGGLSVLHATIKRLKEIEFLYYADVENVPYGLKSRDEILKFTSDAVNFLIQQDVDAIVIACNTATSVAINDLRAKFDLPIIGMEPAVKRAIDLNSNARTLVIATPVTANGEKLKGLLRRIDTDHLTDVIALPELVKFAENEEFNGRKVCDYLQSRLEKFDFSQYSSLVLGCTHFNYFKDTLRQILPLKVALLDGIDGTINRLISETNHLNLEKNDIQNSQNIEFFYSGKKVEKQSELARIKRYLARLEEMIKIC, from the coding sequence ATGAAAGTAGCATTTTTTGACTCTGGTATCGGCGGTCTTAGTGTGCTTCACGCTACTATAAAAAGGCTAAAAGAGATTGAGTTTTTATATTATGCTGATGTAGAAAATGTCCCTTATGGGCTAAAAAGTAGAGATGAAATTTTAAAATTTACAAGTGATGCAGTGAACTTTTTAATACAGCAGGATGTAGATGCTATTGTCATTGCTTGCAATACTGCAACTAGCGTAGCAATAAATGATCTGCGTGCTAAATTTGATCTGCCTATTATCGGTATGGAGCCAGCCGTTAAACGTGCGATAGATCTAAACTCAAATGCCAGAACACTTGTTATCGCTACTCCAGTAACGGCAAATGGCGAGAAGTTAAAAGGACTTTTGCGTCGAATAGACACAGATCACCTTACAGATGTTATCGCGTTACCGGAGCTTGTAAAATTTGCCGAAAATGAGGAGTTTAATGGGCGAAAAGTGTGTGATTATCTGCAAAGTAGACTAGAAAAATTTGATTTTTCGCAATACTCATCGCTTGTGCTTGGCTGCACTCATTTTAACTATTTTAAGGACACTCTACGTCAAATTTTACCACTAAAAGTTGCTTTGCTTGATGGTATTGACGGCACAATAAATCGTCTTATAAGTGAGACAAATCATTTAAATTTAGAAAAAAATGATATACAAAATAGTCAAAATATAGAATTCTTTTATTCAGGTAAAAAGGTAGAAAAGCAGAGTGAATTGGCTCGTATAAAACGGTATTTAGCTAGGCTTGAAGAGATGATTAAGATATGCTAA
- a CDS encoding efflux RND transporter periplasmic adaptor subunit: protein MKKFIKFICFLAVLAVAGYFVYDSYFKPVEHIEFITKKAQKGDFSKKIIANGEIFATELIDVGAQVSGQIKKLYIKLGDSVKQGDLIAEIDSSTQQNTVNNKQAQLEIYEAQLESAKVVLDIAKTKFEREKALLAKNATSKADYEDAKNNYASSVANLKEITSKINQAKIELSTAKIDLGYTRIVAPKDGVIVSVQVEEGQTVNSAQTTPTIVNIADLSRVKLKMQIAEGDITKVGVGTSVEYSILSEPTTKFKTTISSIDPALTTLSDGSYLSKSSNSPSSSSSSSSAVYYYAQSIVDNSAGLLRIGMTTQNTLLINEVKDAIIIPTIAIKKEQGKNYVYVLKDGNKAVKTEVILGISDNLDTQIISGINENDDIITSQSSSSEIARMVQKESRGIR, encoded by the coding sequence ATGAAGAAGTTTATAAAATTTATATGTTTTTTAGCTGTATTGGCAGTTGCCGGTTATTTTGTATATGATAGTTATTTTAAACCGGTTGAGCATATTGAGTTTATTACTAAAAAGGCTCAAAAAGGAGATTTCAGTAAAAAGATCATAGCTAATGGCGAGATTTTTGCTACAGAGCTTATTGATGTTGGTGCCCAAGTAAGTGGGCAGATAAAAAAGCTATATATAAAGCTTGGTGATAGCGTAAAGCAAGGTGATCTCATCGCTGAGATCGATAGCTCAACGCAGCAAAATACGGTTAATAACAAACAAGCACAGCTTGAAATTTATGAAGCACAGCTTGAGAGTGCAAAGGTAGTACTTGATATAGCCAAGACAAAATTTGAACGCGAGAAGGCACTTTTAGCTAAAAATGCGACTTCAAAAGCAGACTATGAAGACGCTAAAAACAACTATGCTTCAAGTGTGGCAAATCTAAAAGAGATAACATCAAAGATAAATCAAGCTAAAATAGAGCTAAGCACTGCTAAAATAGACCTTGGCTACACCCGTATCGTCGCACCAAAAGATGGCGTTATAGTTTCTGTTCAAGTAGAAGAAGGACAGACTGTAAATTCAGCTCAAACTACTCCAACTATCGTAAATATCGCTGATTTAAGTCGCGTAAAACTTAAAATGCAAATCGCTGAAGGCGATATAACAAAAGTTGGCGTCGGCACATCGGTAGAATACTCAATACTCTCAGAACCAACAACTAAATTTAAAACTACTATAAGCTCAATCGATCCAGCTCTTACTACGCTTAGCGATGGTTCATATTTGTCAAAATCAAGTAATAGCCCAAGTAGCTCAAGCTCCAGCAGCTCAGCTGTTTATTACTACGCACAAAGCATAGTTGACAATAGTGCTGGACTACTTCGTATAGGCATGACGACACAAAATACACTTCTAATAAACGAAGTAAAAGACGCCATCATAATTCCAACTATAGCTATCAAAAAAGAGCAGGGCAAGAACTATGTCTATGTGCTTAAAGATGGTAATAAAGCGGTTAAAACAGAAGTTATACTAGGTATAAGCGATAATCTAGACACCCAAATCATCAGTGGTATAAATGAAAATGATGATATTATCACATCTCAAAGTAGTTCAAGCGAGATCGCCAGAATGGTCCAAAAAGAGAGTAGAGGCATAAGGTGA
- a CDS encoding MacB family efflux pump subunit yields the protein MINLKDIRKNFKVGDSDVEILHGINLEIKKGEFIAIIGQSGSGKSTLMNILGCLDSPSDGRYELDGRDISNLSSDEFAALRREKFGFIFQRYNLLMSMSALENVALPSVYAGINKKDREQKAHQILTSLNLDDKALSLPNKLSGGQQQRVSIARALINGGEIILADEPTGALDSKSGIMVMDILVSLHKQGHTIIVVTHDPKIAEYANRVIEIKDGNIISDTIKSSEIYRLEKQKVVQKSALIYYKDQLIESFKMSISAMLSHKLRSLLTMLGIIIGITSVISVVALGQGSQEQILAGIRKIGTNTIDIMPGKGFGDMRSGRVKTLVISDADMLARQSFLDSVTPNTSTTGTLTFENISLNASLRGGGSGTFDVNGLKLESGRIYDDDEVASSSSVAVIDQNTKKSIFAYKDPIGQIVMFNKRPLRIIGVLQKDDFTFGDASTLKIYIPYTTAINKITGDKHISSITARVKESVNAQVAEKSIIELLTIKHGKQDFFTRNSDSVKQTVESTISTMRILISSIAVISLIVGGIGVMNIMLVSVTERTKEIGIKMAIGARSSNILQQFLIEAVLLCVIGGSIGIALSYAIGYGFRNFGGFIMIFSNTSIVIALVTSMMIGIVFGYMPARNASRLDPIEALSRE from the coding sequence GTGATAAACCTAAAAGATATACGTAAAAATTTCAAAGTCGGCGATAGCGATGTTGAAATTTTGCATGGCATAAATTTAGAGATAAAAAAGGGCGAGTTTATCGCCATCATCGGTCAGTCAGGCTCTGGGAAATCAACACTTATGAATATTTTAGGTTGTCTTGATAGTCCAAGTGATGGTAGGTATGAGCTTGATGGACGTGATATATCAAATTTAAGCTCTGATGAGTTTGCAGCTCTTAGGCGTGAAAAATTTGGTTTTATATTTCAAAGATACAACTTACTTATGTCGATGAGTGCTCTTGAAAATGTAGCTCTACCAAGCGTCTATGCAGGTATAAATAAAAAAGATAGAGAGCAAAAAGCTCATCAAATTTTAACATCGCTTAATCTTGATGATAAGGCTTTAAGTTTGCCAAATAAACTAAGCGGTGGTCAGCAACAACGTGTAAGTATCGCTCGTGCTCTTATAAATGGTGGTGAGATTATATTGGCCGATGAACCAACGGGTGCACTTGATAGTAAAAGTGGCATTATGGTAATGGATATACTTGTGTCGCTTCATAAACAAGGGCATACTATTATTGTAGTAACGCACGATCCAAAGATCGCCGAGTATGCAAATCGTGTTATCGAGATAAAAGATGGTAATATCATAAGTGACACGATAAAAAGCAGTGAAATTTATAGATTAGAAAAGCAAAAGGTAGTGCAAAAAAGTGCATTAATATACTATAAAGATCAGCTAATAGAAAGCTTTAAAATGTCTATAAGTGCGATGCTATCCCATAAACTTCGTTCACTTTTAACGATGCTTGGTATCATTATCGGTATCACATCTGTTATCAGTGTCGTAGCACTTGGACAAGGTTCGCAAGAGCAAATTTTAGCCGGTATCCGCAAAATAGGTACAAATACGATTGATATAATGCCAGGCAAAGGTTTTGGTGATATGCGTTCAGGACGTGTAAAAACACTAGTCATAAGCGACGCTGATATGCTTGCACGTCAGTCATTTTTAGACTCTGTTACACCAAATACCTCCACAACAGGCACATTGACGTTTGAAAATATATCGCTTAATGCTAGTTTGCGTGGTGGTGGATCTGGCACATTTGATGTTAATGGCTTAAAGCTAGAAAGTGGACGAATTTATGATGATGATGAGGTTGCGTCATCATCATCTGTGGCGGTAATAGATCAAAATACCAAAAAATCGATATTTGCTTATAAAGATCCGATTGGACAGATTGTAATGTTTAACAAACGTCCTCTTCGTATCATCGGAGTTTTGCAAAAAGATGACTTTACATTTGGTGACGCTAGCACACTTAAAATTTATATACCGTACACAACAGCGATAAATAAAATCACAGGCGATAAACACATAAGCTCGATAACCGCAAGAGTTAAAGAGAGCGTAAATGCCCAAGTAGCTGAAAAAAGCATAATAGAGCTACTGACAATAAAGCATGGTAAACAAGATTTTTTCACTCGTAACTCAGATAGCGTCAAACAAACTGTCGAAAGCACGATCTCAACGATGAGAATTCTCATCTCATCTATCGCTGTTATATCACTAATCGTTGGCGGTATCGGTGTGATGAACATAATGTTAGTCTCTGTAACTGAACGTACAAAGGAGATCGGCATCAAAATGGCTATTGGAGCAAGGTCTAGTAATATTTTACAGCAGTTTTTGATAGAGGCAGTACTACTTTGTGTCATCGGTGGTAGCATAGGCATAGCGTTATCTTATGCGATAGGATATGGATTTAGAAATTTTGGTGGCTTTATTATGATATTTTCAAATACGTCAATCGTTATTGCACTTGTTACGTCGATGATGATAGGTATAGTTTTTGGATATATGCCAGCACGTAATGCCTCACGACTAGATCCTATAGAGGCACTTTCAAGGGAGTAA
- a CDS encoding TolC family protein, protein MRNLSLALALLLSGCAVKNIDENYQQIVLKSDTSDKFSVSENWWGEYKNERLNSLVELVLKNNIDLAKSAIAINKALAQAGVLDANLLPSFSASLGIDGSRKINTNDNFAKSYTSGVNVSYELDLWRKLANTKDAALWEAEATKFDLAATRLSAINSVIDGYFNILYLNESLKLYNNSLQNYNELERIIQTKFNLGKEEELNLKQIKSSVLSIKNNIKNTQKELIVAKQTMRVLLAVEPKFELNINGILSDVSPIGVDIDVPIQAVSNRPDLQAAIARIEESLLNVRVSEKEFYPNITIGASIKGSGDRVGDITRLNILGGSVALSLPFLNYSKLKANLRISEAEFENVKLTYLDILNKALNEIDTAYQSLQKDKILYENYIKQTQNYTEISQIYNDKYNHGKSELKDFLEAKNSEIDAKINLLNAKYKILQDEINVYKSLAGKFNAK, encoded by the coding sequence ATGAGAAATTTAAGCTTGGCTTTAGCTCTATTATTGAGTGGTTGTGCGGTGAAAAATATAGATGAAAACTACCAACAAATAGTTCTAAAAAGCGATACTAGTGATAAATTTAGCGTGAGTGAGAATTGGTGGGGCGAGTATAAAAATGAGAGGCTAAACTCACTTGTTGAACTTGTTCTTAAGAACAACATAGACCTTGCAAAGTCAGCCATAGCCATAAACAAGGCATTAGCTCAGGCTGGTGTGCTAGATGCAAATTTATTACCGAGTTTTAGTGCGAGTTTGGGGATTGATGGTAGCCGAAAGATAAATACAAATGATAATTTTGCAAAGAGCTATACAAGTGGTGTTAATGTGAGTTATGAACTTGATCTATGGCGAAAACTTGCAAATACCAAAGATGCTGCACTTTGGGAAGCTGAAGCTACTAAATTTGACCTAGCTGCGACTAGATTAAGTGCGATAAATAGCGTGATAGATGGATATTTTAATATATTATATCTAAACGAGAGTCTTAAGCTTTATAACAACTCTTTGCAAAACTATAACGAGCTTGAAAGAATAATTCAGACTAAATTTAATCTTGGCAAAGAAGAGGAGTTAAACTTAAAACAGATAAAAAGTTCAGTTTTATCTATCAAAAATAATATAAAAAATACACAAAAAGAGCTAATAGTCGCAAAGCAGACGATGAGAGTGTTGCTTGCTGTTGAACCCAAATTTGAACTAAATATCAATGGAATTTTAAGTGATGTTAGCCCTATTGGCGTTGATATTGATGTGCCTATACAAGCCGTATCAAATCGCCCAGACCTACAAGCTGCGATCGCTAGGATAGAAGAGAGCTTGTTAAATGTGCGAGTGAGCGAAAAGGAGTTTTACCCAAATATTACAATAGGGGCTAGTATAAAAGGCAGTGGCGATAGAGTAGGGGATATAACAAGATTAAATATTTTAGGCGGTAGTGTAGCTTTGAGTTTACCATTTTTAAATTACTCAAAGTTAAAAGCAAACTTGCGTATCTCTGAAGCTGAGTTTGAAAATGTAAAACTTACATATCTTGACATATTAAACAAGGCTTTAAATGAGATAGATACGGCATATCAGAGCTTACAAAAAGATAAAATACTATATGAAAATTATATTAAACAAACTCAAAATTATACTGAAATTTCACAAATTTATAATGATAAATATAACCACGGTAAGTCAGAACTAAAAGATTTCTTAGAAGCTAAAAATAGTGAGATAGACGCTAAAATAAATTTGTTAAACGCAAAATATAAAATCTTGCAAGATGAGATAAATGTGTATAAATCACTTGCTGGTAAATTTAACGCTAAATAA
- a CDS encoding ferritin-like domain-containing protein, protein MDFFNYLFEIINESNINVKFDKFKSFYDDFMMDKFINFTRKTPPIALSEPCYAKFCEVVEMKQINKKSKNKQLNFIHSIAHIEFSAIDIALDACYHFDALPKEYYCDWLKVADDEIRHFLMINALLEKMGVKYGDMQVHNGLFIALQKTQNSLIQRMALLPRYMEANGLDANFYIINKLKEQGGDAELIAVLQVILDEEVSHVSCGDKWFKFACKRENIDPNEYINIVQQLYPNSFKTTRNLNEADRIKAGFSVNELEKIKSFQRNFNE, encoded by the coding sequence ATGGACTTTTTTAATTATCTTTTTGAAATCATAAACGAGAGCAACATTAATGTAAAATTTGATAAATTTAAAAGTTTTTATGATGATTTTATGATGGATAAGTTTATAAATTTTACTCGCAAAACACCACCAATTGCATTAAGTGAACCTTGTTATGCTAAATTTTGCGAAGTTGTCGAGATGAAGCAAATTAATAAAAAATCAAAAAATAAACAACTAAATTTTATACACTCAATCGCACACATCGAGTTTAGTGCTATTGACATCGCACTAGACGCATGTTATCACTTTGACGCACTACCAAAAGAGTATTATTGCGACTGGCTAAAAGTAGCCGATGACGAGATAAGACATTTTTTAATGATAAATGCACTTTTAGAAAAAATGGGTGTAAAATATGGCGATATGCAGGTGCATAATGGACTTTTTATAGCTTTACAAAAGACGCAAAACTCACTTATTCAGCGTATGGCACTACTTCCTAGATATATGGAAGCAAACGGACTTGATGCAAATTTTTATATCATAAATAAGCTAAAAGAGCAGGGTGGAGACGCTGAATTGATCGCAGTTTTACAAGTCATATTAGACGAAGAGGTCTCACATGTTTCATGTGGCGATAAGTGGTTTAAATTCGCCTGCAAACGTGAAAACATCGATCCAAATGAGTATATAAATATCGTGCAACAACTATATCCAAATTCATTTAAAACAACTAGAAATTTAAATGAAGCCGATCGAATCAAGGCTGGATTTAGTGTAAATGAACTTGAAAAGATAAAGAGTTTTCAAAGGAATTTTAATGAGTAA
- a CDS encoding NlpC/P60 family protein, producing MNKFIILLSFIMALFFNGCLFISPKSETIEPQIQIQTTQTTENDKKYIEKEILKESREHKNFGTFFKKYINTKAGGDCSGFVSIVNKKHSNMYFTEKDVAKFYDKSGRKSKAIFNLYSSKNLIIHKDPRVGDLIFFSNTLGKGVQKNKDKSNITHIGIVTQIAKDGTVRFVHHLSGKVTHSYMNLNEKNTHLKGKKELNSYIVRCKSSSCLAANRFSGYGKLI from the coding sequence ATGAATAAATTTATAATACTATTATCCTTTATTATGGCTCTATTTTTTAATGGATGTTTATTTATCTCACCAAAATCTGAAACTATTGAGCCACAGATACAAATCCAAACCACGCAAACAACAGAAAATGATAAAAAATACATAGAAAAAGAGATACTCAAAGAGAGTAGGGAGCATAAAAATTTTGGCACATTTTTTAAAAAATATATCAATACTAAAGCTGGTGGCGACTGTTCGGGCTTTGTTTCAATAGTCAATAAAAAACACTCAAATATGTATTTTACTGAAAAAGATGTGGCTAAATTTTACGACAAAAGTGGTAGAAAATCAAAAGCGATATTTAACTTATATAGTAGCAAAAATTTAATTATCCACAAAGATCCTCGGGTAGGCGATTTGATATTTTTCTCAAACACGCTTGGCAAAGGAGTTCAGAAAAATAAAGATAAAAGCAATATTACACACATTGGCATAGTAACGCAGATAGCTAAAGATGGGACAGTTCGTTTTGTGCATCATTTAAGCGGTAAAGTTACACACAGTTATATGAATTTAAATGAAAAAAACACACACTTAAAAGGAAAAAAAGAGCTAAATAGTTATATCGTTCGTTGCAAAAGCTCAAGCTGTTTAGCGGCAAATAGGTTTTCCGGATATGGAAAATTAATATAA
- the murA gene encoding UDP-N-acetylglucosamine 1-carboxyvinyltransferase: protein MHYLRIQGGAKLGGEVAISGAKNAALPLIALTLLAQNEIKLTNVPNVADIKTLLQLLRNLGASCEFESQNSLKINTITVNSTIANYDIVRKMRASILTLGPLLTRFGHCEVSLPGGCAIGQRPIDLHLSALEKMGANIEIKQGYVVATAPDGLRGARIVFDKITVTGSENIIMAAALAHGTTHLLNVAKEPEVVQVCEVLMDAGVDIQGIGTDELIIVGSGGKLLNLKDIVVIPDRIEAGTYLCAGAITNSKITITNSNANHMLAVLTKLEQMGFGIKIDNDKITILPAKIIKPCEIITTEYPGFPTDMQAQFMALSLVANGVSVIDERLFENRFMHVSELLRMGADIRLNGHIASIHGGIQLNAADVMATDLRASSALILAALVASGTSKVHRIYHLDRGYENLEHKFKNLGADITRLEE, encoded by the coding sequence ATGCATTATTTACGTATTCAAGGTGGGGCAAAGTTGGGTGGAGAAGTCGCTATAAGTGGCGCTAAAAATGCTGCATTACCACTTATAGCCCTTACTTTGTTGGCACAAAATGAGATAAAACTGACAAATGTTCCAAACGTGGCTGATATAAAAACTTTATTACAACTGCTTAGAAATTTAGGTGCAAGTTGTGAATTTGAGAGTCAAAATTCGCTTAAAATCAATACAATCACAGTAAACTCAACCATAGCAAACTACGATATCGTGCGTAAAATGCGAGCGTCTATACTTACTCTTGGGCCTCTTTTAACGCGTTTTGGGCATTGTGAAGTTAGTCTACCAGGCGGTTGTGCTATCGGACAGCGACCTATTGATCTACATCTAAGTGCATTAGAAAAGATGGGGGCAAATATAGAGATAAAGCAAGGATATGTCGTAGCAACTGCTCCTGATGGTCTAAGGGGTGCTAGGATAGTCTTTGACAAGATAACTGTTACCGGCAGTGAAAATATCATAATGGCAGCTGCTTTGGCTCACGGCACAACACACCTATTAAACGTGGCAAAAGAGCCTGAGGTAGTACAAGTGTGTGAAGTGCTTATGGATGCTGGCGTGGATATACAAGGTATCGGTACAGATGAACTAATCATCGTTGGCAGTGGCGGTAAGTTATTAAATTTAAAAGATATTGTAGTGATTCCTGATCGCATTGAGGCTGGAACGTATCTGTGTGCTGGAGCGATAACAAACTCAAAGATAACTATCACAAATTCAAATGCAAATCACATGTTAGCAGTGCTTACAAAGCTAGAGCAGATGGGATTTGGTATAAAAATAGATAATGATAAAATCACCATACTTCCAGCTAAAATTATCAAACCATGCGAGATAATAACGACTGAGTATCCAGGCTTTCCAACTGACATGCAAGCACAGTTTATGGCTCTTTCACTTGTGGCAAACGGTGTTAGCGTGATAGATGAGCGGCTATTTGAAAATCGATTTATGCACGTTAGTGAGCTTTTGCGAATGGGTGCAGATATACGCTTAAACGGGCATATCGCTAGTATCCATGGTGGGATACAGCTAAATGCAGCTGACGTGATGGCGACTGATCTTCGTGCTAGTTCGGCTCTCATTTTAGCTGCACTTGTGGCAAGTGGTACTAGTAAAGTGCATAGGATCTATCATTTGGATCGTGGATATGAGAATTTAGAGCATAAATTTAAAAATCTCGGTGCAGATATTACTCGGCTTGAGGAATAA